The sequence below is a genomic window from Zhongshania aliphaticivorans.
TAGGCTCCAGTTCGCTCTCTTCCAATGCAGCGGTATACTCTTCGGTAAGCACCAAGCGCAGCCGCGCAAACAGTGCGACCACATTAATCGCAAAGGCCACAAAGAAAGGGTAACGCCATGCCCAGGCCTGGAAGTCTTCAGCACTAACACTACGAATCAGGTAGTAAAATAATAAATTGGCAACAAGAAAGCCAATTGGGGCACCGAGCTGACCGATCATGGCATACCAGCTGCGTTTGGCTCGCGGCGCATTGAGCACCAATAGCGACGGCAGTCCATCCCACGAGCCGCCAAGCGCAAAGCCCTGTAAAATGCGGAACATAGCGAGGAAGAATATTGAGGCGCCACCAATCGAGTTATACCCCGGCAAAAAAGCTATGCCAGCGGTTGCGGTGCCCAATAAAAACAGCGAGCTGCTTAACTTAACGCTACGACCCCAGCGACGCTGTATATTCATAAACAGCGCGGTACCGAAGGGTCTCGCCACAAAGGCCATGGAGAAAATGGCAAAGCCGTATAACATGCCCTCTAAGGTACTGGCGAAGGGGAAAAATACGCTTGGAAACACCAATACGCAGGCCATGCCAAACACAAAAAAGTCAAAATGTTCTGAGGCGCGGCCGATAACCACGCCAATGGCAATTTCGCCGGGGGCGA
It includes:
- a CDS encoding MFS transporter, which gives rise to MASTTNSSLAADMQTPAGHSPVAPGEIAIGVVIGRASEHFDFFVFGMACVLVFPSVFFPFASTLEGMLYGFAIFSMAFVARPFGTALFMNIQRRWGRSVKLSSSLFLLGTATAGIAFLPGYNSIGGASIFFLAMFRILQGFALGGSWDGLPSLLVLNAPRAKRSWYAMIGQLGAPIGFLVANLLFYYLIRSVSAEDFQAWAWRYPFFVAFAINVVALFARLRLVLTEEYTAALEESELEPISTSEMLEKQGPNIFLGAFAALASYALFHIVTIFPLSWIALGESQLIGNVLIVQVFGACIGIIATVASGVIADRIGKRTTVSLMAVLIGIFALFTPMLMSGTPVMQDTFILLGFALLGVSYGQASGTLTANFERRFRYAGAALTSDFAWLFGAAFAPLIALGLSVHFGLMAVSLYLISGALCTLLALRISKHLEAAD